The window ttttagttaattttttatttgggtAATTTACATAATTGAATTGTTTGACCTCCAAAATTATATAATTGCAACTTTATAAAGTAGAagacataaatatatttttttatatctttatagaAATCGCTattggcagtagcggtttacagagACACGTAATCCGCTGCAAGCAGCCGCAGATTATATTGGTGGAGTGCAATACAGAATTCGCTAGAGACAGTAGCGATTTATGTTGAAGGAGGCTTGTGTATAACCGCTACTGGCAATAACGTTTTATGTGTATGAGATTACGAGCGTAAACCACTGAAGACAGTAGTCAGTAGCAGTTTACGTTGAGTGGACATATatgttaatattataaattaatttttttataaaaaattaaatttttaatattatttaaatgaaaaagatatagctttttgaaaaataaaataaaaattaaaaaataaaaaatatttaaaaattattaaaatttattatttttaattattaatatttaaaaatatataataaaattaataaattctgattgctttaacatttTTCTAACTTATATACTTTATTATCGTATATAtaacaaataacaaatataaaagaCAAAAGTTTGTTAGAAATTTAAGAAGGATAACAAAAATTGGTGCTTAACAAAAGTTCCTTGATGCTATGCCAAATAAACCACGACATCATGAATAATACATGAGAAGGATTAAATATCACGTATGTGAACGGTAAGGtaagaaatatatataaaatgaagcAAAGTTAGGTTGAATTTTAAGGAGAGcttaactttataattttataagaaaaaaaatctttaaaaagaccattttttttttaaattctaaatttttttctcaATAAAAATGTTTTATGGGTATCATTGACTATTAACTaagtctaaatttttttattattttaaactccaaaagaaaatttgaatactctctatttatcaatgaaaaaaaataaaaaattaatttttatttattaagatgtGGTGTTTCAGCTTGGTCACCATAAAATATGTCCACTCAACGTAAATCGCTACTGCTTCCAGCGGTTTACGCTCGCATCCCCACAAACCCCTTCAATAAAAACCACTGTCTCTAGTGATTTCTGTATTGCTGTATTGCACACCACCAACTTAATATGCGGCTGCTTGCAGCGGATTACATGTCTCTGTAGCGGTTAGATATGAAAAAATGTATTTATGTcttctattttataaaattacaatTGTGTAATTTTAGAGGTCAAACAATTTAATTATGTAAATTTCCCTTTGTATTTTGTATATTGTTGCattcatttttgaaaataagataagacaagatattaataataagatacaaatgataaaaatacaaaattttatattctgTTTAGTGATaaactataacaaattataaaaatctaatttattctcatttttttcattcaaaaaatttgagaaaaaatattacaataaaaaatataattataaaaaattaacaagaataatgaaaaaaaaaataaaaaataagttgtatctGTTGTTAGTGTCTTCATATCCTTTTTATTAGGATGGacataaaatacactaatttagtgtCATTGGATACAATGTCTCTGTACACATCTTATCtatcaaacacgattttgtgtcttTGTTTGTCCGTCTCGGTAATTGTTGTCAATAGCTCTCattttgagtattttttatttgggtaaaattattaaataatactcAAAAAGGCATATTGTtgacaaaaataattctaaaagttactaataacaaataaatcttaaaaattttaaaaaatgcaacaaaaataaatagatattaaatatatatttttttaaaaattaaaagttaaattttaatgtaattttttataagcattattaaaaaaataaaatcttttcattcttaaaatttagtaattttatatcaagtaatttttttaaaacaattttttattatgaataatcaagtttttttaaattaaaaaatattctaaaaatcaaAATTTGCTTTAATCTTTTTGTGCACCTTCTAAATACTAATAGTTATTTAAATGTCTCtacaaaaattgaaattaaatggaTAAGGTGTTTATTAaataccaaatttttttattatttttaaaaaatataatatttattggttgttttattttcaaatcattattcgtatctttaaaagttatttttattagCGATATAAATTTTTGGATATAATTTTAGCATTTtactctttttatcttattttttatttgtaaattttagTGTTTtagctaattatatatataatttgtgtTTTATTTAAGATTCTATTGTACCTTATATatgattataataaaattatttttttagtctaaatgatttgtaatttttattttttatattaaattttttttatattttttattttaatatatttctattattatgttatttgatATATTTGCTTGTTGATAATTACTATATGATATTAAGAGTACTCTTGTATTATTCTTGTGTTagatttgtattattttttattttgggttctttcaaaaaatattatgaatCTAACACAAATAAATTTTGTGGTTTGACTGAATGATAAAACTATATACGAGTATATGGCTTTGTTGTTTGTTCTATTAGAAAAgtataataaattaaatgtatAAAATTATACCAGCGAATTGAATtatagatttttttatataaattaaataattctattatTTATCgatataaataactttttaaaatttttatcaaattgtATCGGATTGGTCAAGAAGAAAGACTATAACTCTGTCATTTCGGATTTCATAATTACAAACAGAAAGTATGTTGCCATTCCCATTCTATGTTATTCCCATAAATAAAATTTCACCATAATTTTTATACAGATGCGTACCATCGACGAATATGAATGACTTGCAGTGTTTGAAGGCTTTCACACAGGCAAGGAATGTCTAAAAAACCTTGTCAAACATACTGCAATCACGTACCAGGAGATGACCATTATAATATGGAACAACATTGATATTACATACTGTTTCGGGACAATAATTCTGTAGTGTCTGCAGTAACCTCGGCATCTTGTTGTATGACTTCTCCCAATCACTGTATATCTGAACAATTACCTTCTACTTTGCTATCCACACCTTTCTGTACGAGGGTTTGAAGTGATAGATTTGTCTAACTGTACCCTATAGGGTGGCTATCCTCACGGACGGGTTGGATTGTATCACCGGAGGATGACACGGCAGATGAGAGTATTGTCCAACTGTCGGTGGGAGCTAGACACGTGTGCGCGCTTCCCACCCTACGAACCTCCCTAAAGAAATAAAACTACATTGTTTGTGTACATTTACCATAAAAGTAATGGCTAAGAATATAGATGACATTTACATTTACTAATATCCGAGATTCTGTCGGAGAGCGACGCGGAGACTCCAAGGGCAGCCTGCTTCGTGTTGTCGGCAACACACATGGTACTTTAATCAATCAGACTTCAGTACTCGGTACTCTGCACTTCGACGGATGCTGTAATTCTTCACCCTCTGCAGTACTGCATCTCTGCTTTTGAATTTGTGGCCTACCTTGAACTCCAGACCCCCATCTAACTTTTAATCGTCTTCACTCGTGTTGAAAAATGGATTTTTCTCTTGCACCACATCCATATCCAATGTATGATAATGACTTGGCACAGACGACAACCCCGAAATTGGGTGCGGGCCGGCAAAAGATACCGGTGTGATGGCTCCACCGGAATCTCGTACACAAGCTCCTCCTCGTCATCATCATCTTGTGACGAATCGCTGTCGTTGCTATCCGCAACATAATCCTCGTTAGATCCGTCACCGTCAACGTCCATGCCATCCAACGGACTAGCAACATGGATGGACGGTGGTGCGAGAGGCGGATCATCCTACACAAAAGTCCGACTGTCCAGATTCACTAccaccaacatcaccaacctcTGCGGAGAGCTCCATGCCTCCATCACTTGTTCGGCCATGATTCTACCATGGATGTCAAACATCAGCCGCACATGTTCGTCGCCATGCAGCCAAAacagacaaaataaaaaatttccatTTTCCATCAGTACTAGTAGCCTATACCCTACCCGTCCGACCTCTTTTCTCCCACTATCAGCGACGTTCCTCAATATCAGACTATGCAGCTCCGACAACGAGGCAACTCGCTGTGTGCGCAACAACACGGGATTCTCACACTCAAACACGACCTCATTATCACCATTTCTCATAAGACAATTGGGATACACACATACAACCAAATATCCGCTACTACTAGACATTATGGCTAATTTGCGAAAAAATAAGGTGTAGGAGAAGTAGTGAACTTGTTGTGAAGAATAACAATGGGTTGCACGTCCGTTTATAGCTGCTGAAAATTTATCCTACGTATTTCCTTTACACAGTAAACAAATTAATTTTACATGTATTTCATTTACCGTGTAAACGAATTTATTTTACACGTATTTCGTTCTCACTGTAAACGAAAtgcagtgtaaacgaaatatgaGATGCGACGCAATTTGGTAAAAACGTTGAAAATTGTTTATATCGGTAAataatagaattatttaatttatataaaaaaatcccACAAAAATTTTTGCACATCACACAAACTTAGTAAAAATCATTTATATATAGCACAGAATTTTTTGCACCTAACACATAAAATTTTACTGCAAATGTATTTTGTTAGTTGCCAAGTCAATATGTTTAGTATGTTGTCAAAAAAATTTTGTACTGCAACTAAAATTTATGTGCTATGCATAGAGGTAACACAACGGGCTGAACTCGTCGAATCCGCCAACAAAAGCAAAAAACGCTATGATTTTGAACTTGTCAATATCGAAAAACTGCGCTAAACCTGCGAGTTTTGGTGCCaaagatttttttataataaaaaagtgattaattatacaaaaattaacaatcatataatttttaaacataaatttttcattttttttctttttgttcttctttttgtaattcactttatttatttattttagatttttatatatatactgaaattatgtgacttatttattaaaataaagatgattcaatttatagatattattttgaataattttattaaagttaaaaatttaaaagaagatagtgaaaaaattgtattataatttgactattttttatttatatttaattttttaattttcatatgtttattattttttttaaatgttaagcAGGTTAGCCCGCCAATCCGTCATAAAAACCAGGCCTGACTGGTATTTTGAGTCCACTTTACTTGGCACGCACGATGGGCTTTTTTATTGATGAAGTCTTTGGTAGGGCGGACTATTCATTTTGCCACCCCTAACTGAGTGTATTTTGTTAGTTGAGTGTTAATGTTTTGACTGTAGTgcgtattttattttactttgttgATTGGGTGTCGATAGTCTCGACATGTGATCTTCcgaaaatttttgtgttttatactAAAATTTTCTGAGCTCTGCTCCAAAATTTATATGTTGTGCATTAAAATTTTCATACTCTAGTTTTATGAAtatatatagaagaagaagataataaaGACGACCAAGacgataataataatgataataaaagaggatgaaaaaaaaagtgaataaattaaacaacaataacaacaccagtaggaataacaataataacaacagttacaataataacaacaacgaCGACGACCGTAATGGCAACAATAATAATACTGACGTTAAAGAAAGAAGTGTGAAATATATGTATGAAAAAAAGAAACACATGATGATTTAGTTGAAAATACGCCCCTAAGTCTTACAAAATCATTAACGGCATGACAATGTTGTCCATCGAAAACAATTTTCCGGGTGTACTTTGATGTTTACAATCTTGTGTGTACTTTAGTCTATCCCAAATTCTATCAAGTGTACTTTTGTCTATTTACTTTATACTTTACCATATCAATATCAAACCggttaatactcaaattcgtcCCGAAAGATTACGCGATATTCATTTTCGTCctcgaatgatttttttaatcaaattagtccctgaaagataaaaaataagtcaaATTAGTCATTCTGTCAGTTAGGCGATGATGTggcacgttaagtgccacgtggcaggTCAACGCCACGGTCAACGCCACGGTCAACGCCACGTGGCAGGTCAACGCCACGTGGCAGGTCAGCGACACGTGGCACGCCACTGACACACGTGTCagttgacatgtaaaaaagatttttatagtcaaaataatccttgaaagtccagacgtaagtcattttcatccctcaaattttaaaaattagtcaaactagttcttatataagttttttttattttttcttcataatattatatttgaaatattttttgatactactaattttaatagaaatgtaattgacaaacaaaacattagtaattgtatcttttcttcttaaaaattttttccaataaaattatctctctcctttaattcttctcaaaatctcttattcttttctattctaaaacatttttcttacatACATTTtactggaatatatatatatatacactcaaaattgaaatgtatgtatttattaacctaaacaaaattatatgctcaaaatcaaaatttatgtatgttaacctaaacaaagttataccactattttttttctgctacatatttgtttttccattacgGTATTACTTACATATAGGATGTAATGATAGTGATACTTAGAGTCAAAATTTAAGAAGATCCACAAATTTTGACTCTAAGTATTACTATCATTACATTCTATACGTAAGTAATACCGTAATGGacaaaaaaaatgtagaaaaaaaatagtggtataactttgtttagtttaacatacataaattttgatttcgagcatataactttgtttaggttaataaatacataatatatgtatttattaacctaaacaaagttatatgctcgaaatcaaaatttatgtatgttaaactaaacaaagttatatatatatatatatattctagtaAAATGtatgtaagaaaaatattttggaatagaaaagaataagagagattttgagaagaattaaaggaaagagataattttattggaaaaaatttttaagaagaaaagatacaattactaatgttttgtttgtcaattacatttctattaaaattagtagtatcaaaaaatatttcaaatataatattatgaagaaaaaaaaaattatataaggactagtttgactaatttttaaaatttgaggaatgaaaatgacttacgtctagaCTTTCAAGGATTATTTTGACTATAAAaatcttttttacatgtcaagtgacacgtggtgTTGACCTGGGTATGCCACGTGTCGCTGAcctgccacgtggcacttaacgtgccACGTCATCGCCTGACTGAcagaaggactaatttgacttattttttatctttcagggactaatttgattaaaaaaatcattcgagGACGAAAATGAAGATCGCGTAATCTTTCAGGGACAATTTGAGTATTAACCCATATCAAACCTATTAACTGCTTGCATAATCTGTGGAGCCAAGAATACATCAGCCTGCACATTAcaagtttttttttcaaaaagaaaaattcaaaaaaaaaaaaaaaaaaaaacactttgtTAGATATGCATCTTTTAGTATGATATCTTTAATCTTTAAGAGCAACAAGAAGTGCACCATGTAGATATGTTCTCCTGTTGCATATTTTCCAGCAACATCCTTCTATAACTTCTCAAGAgctgcacacacacacacacatatatatatattggtcaattataagaaaagattttgaaacaaTTTCAAACTGCAAAGGACATGCCATATATACATATCTTAGTGTGGTAAAATTGTGCTTAATTACCCAAGAAACCTTTGTCAATCTTATATTGTGCCCACTGTTTTGTTTCAGCACCAAACATTTTCTCCATATCTTTCTATTAGGAAAAAGGAAATCAGATAAATGAAAAATGTCAAAAATTGCAAAAACATTTTGTGTGCATAGAGGCAATCCAAGCATTTCAAATGAAAAGAAGATATACCAAAGCACTAATCATATGATAAGGTTGAATGCTGGAGTTAATCATACTTGCTATCTGTGAAACAATACAGTATAAGCATTAGATGATACGAGGCCTCGATGATATGACCATGTAATAATGTAATAAATGCAGGTATATGAACGGTTATATCTCTATCACGTCTACTCATGCAAGATCATCTTTTGAAaaatgctaaattgaattctAGATCTTTTTGGTTATAGAAACTTTTATACCATGTCGTGAAACTACTTGTTCTAAAAGTTCAAGCTGATAGTAAGAGACACACAAATGGCTATATATCTAACATCATGCAAAATTCAACTATTATCCATTACAGATTGGATTACAGAATCAAGAACTAGTTGAAAATGCTTACAATGCATGGTTTTCTTGTTCCTTTATATATGTATTGCATTCTGTAGAAGCTATATATCAGAATATTTATAAGAaggttttatttataatattctcTCTACTATAATAATTCTCAAGATGATTTGATTTGTTCCTATTGAATTCTTTTAGAAGATGCTAAACCAGTAGGCTTAAATGAAGTAATGAACATCGATTCAAGAAGCATTCATGTTAGTTGTTACTAATCGAAAATTTCAATCATACCAAAATTTACCTGAAGATTGAGAGCTCGGATCTGAGGATCAACTGGCAAAAGTGGCTTTTGAGTATACTTTTCCTCCAAATACTAATAAAAAAGGACGAAGCGGAAgacattattttattgttttggtATAAATTTGAACAAAGAACACCAAACCATAATCAGTGACATGCATCAAAACGAAATTCAAGTATcagaaaattttaataattttcccACTTAAGGGCCATCATTAAGCTTGATAcaataatgaatttaattttgatggccAGTGCAAAATATTTTACATGTACATTTAATTACGTAATTCTACGTGAGCAAAAATAACTCATTTTCACGTTAACCGCGTGAATAGATGTCAAAAAAACGAATGTGATCGAACCACTGGGTAAGTATTATACTAATagagcatcaaaattaaactctacaaTGATATGACTGAGAAATCAACAGATTTCATTGTTTTCCTTCTCAAGATTTTAAAAGCAAAAAAACACtgaaaaaaacagaaaatgaaaacagaaaccaCGCAACCAAGTATTTTTCTAACAAATTGCTAGCATTAAACATACCAGAAATATTGCATAAGAGTCTGAAACCACCACATGATCATCAGCTAATACCGGAACACAATGGAGAGGGTTCAATTTCTCAAACTCTGAAATTCAAGCATAGATTATTGATTCTAATTCAATACATTCAACAGTaaaagtcaatttttttttcctttgataCACATGTACTCTAACTATGCATTCACCTGGACTAAACTGTTCCCCTTTTACAAGATCCACTGCTTTATACTCATAAGGAATCCCTATTCATTTCAGATCAATAGAGAAACCAAAATCAAATAAAGTCTACATTACTTGTCccaagttaaataaataaattcaaagattAGCATAGAGCTGCAATTTCTGAACTCTCTAGAAATAAAGAACATATTTTTAAGACAAATTTGCAAATCAAAATCCCAAAGCTTTACCTTTGAGGCACAAAGCAAAGCGGATACGCCATGAGCATGAGCTTAACCAATAAGAGTACAACACAATCatggtagtagtagtagtaatggaGAAACTGATTCCTAGTCAGCTACACTCCAATGGTAGATGCTAGATTAAGTAATTTACACTTGAATCTACTTTGCGGTGTTCTTTTTTGTTCTATATGGTCAAACATTTCTACTTTGACAAGTGTCACTGTGTCAAGCAGTTTGACCTTTGACTTATGACACGTGTGAAAATTTCTTATACATATGGATATGGTTGTGGACTAATCTCTACTGTATGAATAATAGATGTGTTTTTTTCTTTCTGCTCTCTTTTTTTAATATGTCTAACATAAGCTCGTTCAAATAGTAAGaatgatttaatatttaatataattggaCACCTCGACTAAATTGAGTAAATTGTTGCTTAATAAAATTAGATGAGATTGAAAAATAGaatctattaaaaatttaattgaaaattagttaatgaATCAAGCCAATCTACAAGGAATTACAGTTTAATTAAACCCACGTGACACTGAATTTCAttagattgattttgtatcatgTAATTGCTTTTTTGCAAACACTATTTATGTATCAAAGTCAAATTTGCAAAAGTGACATTCTATGGGGTTTTTGCCTTTGGTGCAAAAATTCCATCAGTTTAACTAGTAGCTAACTAATCTAATTTAGATTTGTTGAGATTGAATAAACTTTAACATTGTATAAGTATGAGAGAAAAAATATCATATGA is drawn from Arachis hypogaea cultivar Tifrunner chromosome 12, arahy.Tifrunner.gnm2.J5K5, whole genome shotgun sequence and contains these coding sequences:
- the LOC112728299 gene encoding glutathione S-transferase 2-like isoform X2, which codes for MIVLYSYWLSSCSWRIRFALCLKGIPYEYKAVDLVKGEQFSPEFEKLNPLHCVPVLADDHVVVSDSYAIFLYLEEKYTQKPLLPVDPQIRALNLQIASMINSSIQPYHMISALLLRSYRRMLLENMQQENISTWLMYSWLHRLCKQLIGLIWVNTQIVPERLRDLHFRPRMIFLIKLVPER
- the LOC112728299 gene encoding glutathione S-transferase 2-like isoform X1, with translation MIVLYSYWLSSCSWRIRFALCLKGIPYEYKAVDLVKGEQFSPEFEKLNPLHCVPVLADDHVVVSDSYAIFLYLEEKYTQKPLLPVDPQIRALNLQIASMINSSIQPYHMISALIWRKCLVLKQNSGHNIRLTKVSWLLRSYRRMLLENMQQENISTWLMYSWLHRLCKQLIGLIWVNTQIVPERLRDLHFRPRMIFLIKLVPER
- the LOC112728299 gene encoding glutathione S-transferase 1-like isoform X3 produces the protein MIVLYSYWLSSCSWRIRFALCLKGIPYEYKAVDLVKGEQFSPEFEKLNPLHCVPVLADDHVVVSDSYAIFLYLEEKYTQKPLLPVDPQIRALNLQIASMINSSIQPYHMISALKDMEKMFGAETKQWAQYKIDKGFLALEKL